The following proteins come from a genomic window of Gemmatimonadetes bacterium SCN 70-22:
- a CDS encoding acyl-CoA dehydrogenase codes for MPNDPSVRATVRDFVDEVLLPLEPRFLNEPWSRVAAALEAARDMARARGLWAPHLPAAMGGLGLSLVEFAAVSEELGRTPIGHFALNCQAPDIGNMELLLAHGTAGQQARWLAPLARGEIRSCFAMTEPERAGSNPTWLEARAERDGDDYVITGHKWFTTAADGAAFAIVMAVTDPSAPPHRRASQVIVPTDTPGYALVRNIRVMGDAGEGYATHGEVRFDRCRVPVTHRIGGEGDGFALAQERLGPGRIHHCMRWIGICERALDLTCRHAATRELSPGVVLGTKQGVQHMIADSRAEIDAARLLILDTARRIDAHGASAARESVSTIKFFAAGVLQRVLDRAIQVHGALGMTDDTPLAYWFRHERAARIYDGADEVHKGVLARRILKQYGVSIRE; via the coding sequence ATGCCTAACGACCCATCCGTGCGGGCCACGGTCCGCGACTTCGTCGACGAGGTCCTCCTGCCGCTGGAGCCACGTTTCCTCAACGAGCCGTGGTCCCGCGTGGCCGCGGCGCTCGAGGCGGCGCGGGACATGGCGCGCGCGCGCGGACTCTGGGCGCCGCACCTCCCGGCGGCGATGGGAGGGCTGGGGTTGTCGCTGGTCGAGTTCGCGGCGGTCAGCGAGGAGCTGGGGCGCACCCCCATCGGGCACTTCGCGCTCAACTGCCAGGCGCCCGACATCGGTAACATGGAGCTCCTGCTCGCGCACGGGACTGCCGGCCAGCAGGCGCGCTGGCTGGCCCCGCTGGCGCGAGGCGAGATCCGCTCGTGCTTTGCCATGACCGAACCGGAGCGCGCCGGCTCCAACCCGACCTGGCTCGAGGCACGCGCCGAGCGCGATGGCGACGACTACGTCATCACCGGGCACAAGTGGTTCACGACGGCAGCTGACGGGGCGGCGTTCGCCATCGTCATGGCCGTCACCGACCCGTCGGCCCCGCCCCACCGGCGCGCCAGCCAGGTCATCGTCCCGACGGACACGCCGGGCTACGCGCTCGTGCGCAACATCCGGGTGATGGGTGACGCCGGCGAGGGCTACGCGACCCATGGCGAGGTGCGTTTCGACCGCTGCCGTGTCCCGGTGACGCATCGCATCGGCGGCGAGGGGGACGGATTCGCCCTGGCCCAGGAGCGCCTCGGGCCGGGGCGCATCCACCATTGCATGCGCTGGATCGGGATCTGCGAGCGCGCGCTGGATCTCACCTGCCGGCATGCCGCCACGCGCGAACTGTCGCCCGGCGTGGTGCTGGGGACCAAGCAGGGCGTGCAGCACATGATCGCCGACTCCCGCGCGGAGATCGACGCGGCGCGGCTCCTCATCCTCGACACCGCGCGTCGGATCGATGCCCACGGTGCGTCGGCCGCGCGCGAGTCGGTCTCGACCATCAAGTTCTTCGCCGCCGGCGTGCTGCAACGCGTCCTCGACCGCGCCATCCAGGTGCACGGCGCGCTCGGGATGACGGACGACACGCCGCTCGCGTACTGGTTCCGCCACGAGCGCGCGGCGCGCATCTACGACGGGGCCGACGAGGTGCACAAGGGCGTGCTGGCGCGGCGCATCCTGAAGCAGTACGGCGTGTCGATTCGCGAATGA
- a CDS encoding aminoglycoside phosphotransferase, which yields MSASPIDRPGRVRAGEELDTEALRAYLRRQRLGGGGELRVSQFPRGFSNLTYLVESDGVARILRRPPFGVGKGVAHDVVREARLLQALGTAYGKVPRVLAICDDPAVLGAPFYLMERATGIILRDRIPDGVAIDPPLMRRIAAAAVDTLAEIHAVDRAAAGLASMGRPEGYVERQVGGWSRRFEAARTGAQPDVERIASWLEASRPPESACTLVHNDFKYDNLVLAADDPSRVVAVLDWEMATIGDPLMDLGTTLGYWVEAGDPPALRSLGLGVTALPGNLTRREVVARYEDATGRTVTNPVFYYAYGLFKVAVIAQQIYARFVKGLTRDPRFAGLDQVVSTLGAAAVRAVERGHVGSAP from the coding sequence ATGAGCGCATCCCCGATCGATCGTCCCGGGCGCGTTCGCGCCGGGGAGGAGCTCGACACGGAGGCGCTGCGCGCGTACCTGCGGCGGCAGCGCCTGGGTGGCGGCGGCGAGCTCCGCGTCTCCCAGTTCCCACGCGGCTTCTCCAACCTCACGTACCTCGTGGAGAGTGACGGCGTGGCCCGCATCCTCCGGCGCCCGCCATTCGGGGTCGGGAAGGGGGTGGCGCACGACGTGGTGCGCGAGGCCCGCCTCCTGCAAGCGTTAGGCACCGCCTACGGGAAGGTTCCGCGCGTCCTGGCCATCTGCGACGATCCGGCCGTCCTCGGCGCGCCGTTCTACCTCATGGAGCGGGCCACCGGGATCATCCTGCGCGATCGGATCCCCGACGGGGTCGCGATCGACCCGCCCCTCATGCGCCGGATCGCCGCGGCGGCGGTCGACACGCTCGCCGAGATCCACGCGGTGGACCGCGCCGCGGCGGGCCTGGCGTCGATGGGGCGCCCGGAGGGGTACGTGGAGCGCCAGGTGGGGGGGTGGAGCCGGCGCTTCGAGGCCGCGCGCACCGGGGCGCAGCCCGACGTGGAGCGCATCGCGTCGTGGCTCGAGGCATCGCGTCCCCCCGAATCCGCGTGCACCCTGGTCCATAACGACTTCAAGTACGACAACCTCGTCCTGGCGGCGGACGACCCGTCGCGCGTGGTGGCCGTGCTCGACTGGGAAATGGCGACGATCGGCGACCCGCTGATGGATCTCGGGACCACGCTTGGCTACTGGGTGGAAGCCGGCGACCCGCCGGCCCTCCGCTCGTTAGGGCTCGGCGTGACCGCCCTGCCGGGCAACCTGACGCGCCGGGAAGTCGTCGCCCGCTACGAGGACGCCACCGGACGGACCGTGACGAACCCGGTGTTCTACTACGCGTACGGGTTGTTCAAGGTGGCCGTGATCGCGCAGCAGATCTACGCCCGGTTCGTGAAGGGGCTGACGCGCGACCCTCGCTTTGCCGGGCTCGACCAGGTGGTGTCCACGCTCGGTGCCGCCGCCGTGCGAGCGGTGGAGCGGGGACACGTGGGGAGCGCCCCCTAG
- a CDS encoding acetyl-CoA acetyltransferase (Catalyzes the synthesis of acetoacetyl coenzyme A from two molecules of acetyl coenzyme A. It can also act as a thiolase, catalyzing the reverse reaction and generating two-carbon units from the four-carbon product of fatty acid oxidation), translating into MPDAVIVSAVRTAVGRGRKDGSLAGVAPIDLSALVLQEAVKRADLDPRTIDDVIWGCAMPEGAQGLNVARLAVLRARLPVDVPAVTVNRFCSSGLQSIAMAAQAIMSGMADVVMAGGVEMMSQVPMAGHHPRLHPAMTEEMIAMGLTAERVAERWQVSRADQDQYAYESHAKAARALERGAFRDQVIPVPVERVTWHGTRKDVEEGLFAVDELVRTDTSVERLAKLPAAFKLGGSVTAGNSSPYSDGAAAVTVMSAARATALGLRPLARVASFAVAGVDPDVMGVGPIKAVPKALARAGITMSQLGLIEFNEAFASQALAVARELEMPMDRVNVNGGAIALGHPLGATGAKLTTQLVHELGKRGGGFGLVTMCIGGGMGAAGVFEVYPA; encoded by the coding sequence ATGCCAGACGCAGTGATCGTCAGCGCGGTGCGTACCGCGGTGGGGCGCGGCAGGAAGGATGGGTCGCTGGCCGGGGTCGCCCCGATCGACCTGTCGGCCCTCGTGCTGCAGGAAGCCGTCAAGCGGGCCGACCTCGACCCGAGGACCATCGACGACGTGATCTGGGGGTGCGCGATGCCCGAGGGGGCCCAGGGACTCAACGTGGCGCGTCTCGCCGTCCTGCGGGCCCGCCTCCCGGTCGACGTCCCGGCGGTGACGGTCAACCGATTCTGCTCCTCCGGGCTGCAGAGCATCGCCATGGCGGCACAGGCCATCATGAGCGGGATGGCCGACGTGGTGATGGCCGGCGGCGTGGAGATGATGAGCCAGGTCCCGATGGCCGGGCACCACCCGCGATTGCACCCGGCGATGACCGAGGAGATGATCGCGATGGGGCTCACCGCCGAGCGCGTGGCCGAGCGGTGGCAGGTGAGCCGCGCCGACCAGGACCAGTACGCCTATGAGAGCCACGCGAAGGCCGCGCGGGCGCTCGAGCGCGGCGCCTTTCGCGACCAGGTGATCCCGGTCCCGGTCGAGCGGGTCACGTGGCACGGGACCCGGAAGGACGTGGAGGAAGGGCTGTTCGCGGTGGACGAGCTGGTCCGCACCGACACCAGTGTGGAGCGCCTGGCGAAGCTTCCGGCCGCCTTCAAGCTCGGAGGGAGCGTGACCGCCGGCAACTCTTCACCCTACAGCGATGGTGCAGCCGCTGTCACCGTCATGAGTGCCGCGCGGGCGACGGCGCTCGGGCTCCGTCCCCTGGCGCGCGTGGCGTCGTTCGCCGTCGCGGGCGTCGACCCCGACGTCATGGGCGTGGGACCCATCAAGGCCGTGCCCAAGGCACTCGCCCGGGCGGGGATCACGATGTCGCAGCTCGGGCTCATCGAGTTCAACGAGGCGTTCGCCTCACAGGCCCTGGCGGTGGCGCGCGAACTGGAGATGCCGATGGATCGGGTGAACGTGAACGGCGGCGCCATCGCCCTCGGGCATCCGTTGGGCGCGACCGGCGCCAAGCTCACCACCCAGCTGGTGCACGAGCTCGGGAAGCGAGGCGGCGGATTCGGTCTCGTCACGATGTGCATCGGGGGGGGGATGGGGGCGGCGGGCGTCTTCGAGGTCTACCCGGCCTGA
- a CDS encoding 3-hydroxyacyl-CoA dehydrogenase: protein MRITKVGVIGAGAMGSGIAALAASAGVPVVMLDIPGDPDRNGIARAGLQRALKAKPAPFMDGSRAALVTTGNTDDHLHLLAECDWIVEAIVEQVEPKRALYARLESVRRAGTIVSSNTSGIPMRLLTEGRSVDFTRHFLGTHFFNPPRYLHLLELIPTEETASAVVTTIRHFAERILGKGVVLAKDVPGFIANRLGIFGMVQTLRLMEEFDLSIDEVDALTGPLIGRAKSATFRTGDISGIDVLAHVAAGTSATTGEDFTLPGWVGALVSSGRLGDKTGGGFYRKEKDGILTLDWKTLDYRPQQKARFPELAFVEKVPLHQRLRAFGTAGGKHAEFVRTLLLTVGHYTIDKTPELAHDIVSVDRAMEWGYAWEMGPYRQMDALGLDFVRAGLAQRGLAEPMLLRKAQESFYRDLSSGPRHLTFVGDYAPIEGIPGHIDLPLVALRSGTLERNEGAALLDLGDGVLLLEFRGKMNTLGAPVLQLLESAERTIASGGYAGLVIGNDDPRTFSAGADLAPVVQGVQDGAWTMLESAVTAFQQSVMSLRRAPFPIVAAPFGLALGGGCELSLHAARVQAHAELYMGLVEVGVGLLPGGGGTKELLFRFTRELQRYDEADPFEAVKRAFRLITMATTSSSALEARALGFLRDGDRITMNRDRLLADAKARVLDLAPDYVAPVPMTIRALGKEAMGNLLYAVWAMREAGYITAHEVKIATHVAYVLSGGDGPPRDVTEQDILDLEREAFLALLGTRETQERIVHTLKTGKPLRN, encoded by the coding sequence ATGCGCATCACGAAGGTCGGCGTGATCGGGGCCGGGGCGATGGGGAGCGGGATCGCGGCGCTCGCCGCGTCGGCGGGGGTCCCGGTGGTGATGCTCGACATCCCGGGCGATCCGGACCGGAATGGCATTGCCCGGGCGGGGCTGCAGCGCGCGCTCAAGGCGAAGCCCGCCCCCTTCATGGACGGCTCGCGCGCCGCACTCGTGACGACGGGGAACACCGACGATCACTTGCACCTGCTGGCGGAGTGCGACTGGATCGTGGAGGCCATCGTCGAGCAGGTGGAGCCGAAGCGGGCGCTGTACGCCCGCCTGGAGTCGGTGCGCCGGGCAGGGACGATCGTGTCGTCCAACACGTCGGGGATCCCGATGCGCCTCCTGACGGAGGGGCGGAGCGTCGATTTCACGCGGCACTTCCTGGGGACGCACTTCTTCAATCCGCCGCGCTACCTCCACCTGCTGGAGCTCATCCCCACCGAGGAGACGGCGAGCGCGGTGGTGACCACCATCCGCCATTTCGCCGAGCGGATCCTGGGCAAGGGCGTGGTGCTCGCGAAGGACGTCCCCGGCTTCATCGCCAACCGCCTTGGCATCTTCGGGATGGTGCAGACGTTGCGCCTGATGGAGGAGTTCGACCTCTCGATCGACGAGGTGGATGCCCTCACCGGCCCGCTGATCGGTCGAGCGAAGTCCGCGACGTTCCGCACGGGCGACATCTCCGGGATCGACGTCCTCGCGCACGTCGCCGCCGGCACCTCGGCGACGACGGGGGAAGACTTCACCCTGCCGGGGTGGGTCGGCGCGCTGGTGAGTTCCGGGCGCCTGGGCGACAAGACCGGTGGGGGCTTCTATCGCAAGGAGAAGGACGGGATCCTCACCCTCGACTGGAAGACGCTGGACTATCGGCCGCAGCAGAAGGCCCGGTTCCCGGAGCTGGCCTTCGTGGAGAAGGTTCCGCTGCACCAACGCTTGCGCGCGTTCGGGACCGCCGGGGGAAAGCATGCCGAGTTCGTGCGCACGTTGCTGCTGACGGTGGGGCACTACACGATCGACAAGACCCCCGAGCTGGCGCACGACATCGTGTCGGTGGACCGGGCCATGGAGTGGGGATATGCATGGGAGATGGGCCCGTACCGCCAGATGGACGCGCTCGGGCTGGACTTCGTGCGCGCCGGGCTGGCGCAGCGCGGGCTGGCGGAGCCGATGCTGCTGCGGAAGGCGCAGGAGTCGTTCTACCGCGACCTCAGCAGCGGCCCGCGGCACCTGACGTTCGTCGGCGACTACGCCCCCATCGAGGGGATCCCGGGACACATCGACCTCCCGCTGGTGGCGCTGCGGAGCGGGACGCTGGAGCGCAACGAGGGGGCGGCGCTCCTCGACCTCGGCGACGGCGTCCTCCTGCTCGAGTTCCGGGGCAAGATGAACACCCTGGGGGCGCCGGTGTTGCAGCTGTTGGAATCGGCGGAGCGAACGATCGCGAGCGGCGGTTACGCCGGGCTCGTCATCGGGAACGACGATCCCCGCACCTTCTCGGCGGGGGCTGACCTCGCCCCGGTGGTGCAGGGAGTGCAGGACGGCGCGTGGACGATGCTGGAATCGGCCGTGACGGCCTTTCAGCAGTCGGTGATGTCGCTGCGGCGGGCCCCCTTCCCCATCGTCGCCGCCCCGTTCGGGCTGGCGCTCGGTGGAGGCTGCGAGCTCTCGCTCCATGCGGCGAGGGTCCAGGCGCACGCCGAGCTCTACATGGGGCTCGTCGAGGTGGGGGTCGGGCTCCTTCCGGGCGGCGGGGGGACCAAGGAACTCCTCTTCCGCTTCACCAGGGAGCTCCAGCGCTACGACGAGGCCGACCCCTTCGAGGCGGTCAAGCGCGCCTTCCGGCTCATCACGATGGCGACCACGAGCAGCAGCGCCCTGGAGGCGCGCGCGCTCGGCTTCCTGCGCGACGGCGACCGGATCACGATGAACCGTGACCGCTTGCTGGCCGACGCCAAGGCCCGGGTCCTCGACCTCGCCCCCGATTACGTCGCCCCCGTCCCCATGACCATTCGCGCGTTAGGCAAGGAGGCGATGGGGAACCTGCTGTACGCCGTCTGGGCGATGCGGGAGGCGGGCTACATCACCGCCCACGAGGTGAAGATCGCGACGCACGTGGCCTACGTCCTCTCGGGAGGCGACGGGCCGCCGCGCGACGTGACGGAGCAGGACATCCTCGACCTCGAGCGCGAGGCGTTCCTCGCGTTGCTCGGGACCCGGGAGACGCAGGAGCGCATCGTCCACACCCTCAAGACCGGCAAGCCGCTTCGCAACTAG
- a CDS encoding 2-nitropropane dioxygenase, with product MDTPLTRHAGIELPILGGAMYPCSNPELVAAISAGGALGIVQPVSLTYVHGHDFREGIRLIQRLAGGRPVGMNALIESTARAYHERMVRWVDVALEEGVRFFVTSLGNPRWVCDRVHAAGGVVYHDVTEAKWARKGADAGCDGLIAVNARAGGHAGSRTAQALFEELAPFALPLVCAGGIGDVEEYVHALSLGYAGVQMGTRFIATPECSAHPRYKQAIVDADERDIVLTERLTGVPVAVINTPYIQRVGLRAGAIARVLLRGRRTKKWMRTLYAARSVLSLKRSNARGDAARDYWQAGRSVAGIHAIEPVATILDRFRHADVTRFATRHSPA from the coding sequence ATGGACACCCCGCTCACCCGGCACGCCGGCATCGAGCTCCCCATCCTGGGCGGGGCGATGTACCCGTGCTCGAACCCCGAACTGGTGGCCGCCATTTCCGCCGGCGGGGCGCTCGGCATCGTCCAGCCCGTCTCGCTCACGTACGTGCACGGGCACGACTTCCGCGAGGGGATCCGCCTCATCCAACGCCTCGCCGGCGGACGCCCGGTCGGGATGAACGCCCTCATCGAGTCGACCGCGCGCGCCTACCACGAGCGCATGGTGCGCTGGGTCGATGTCGCGCTCGAGGAAGGCGTCCGCTTCTTCGTCACCTCCCTCGGGAACCCGCGCTGGGTGTGCGACCGCGTGCATGCCGCAGGGGGCGTCGTGTACCACGACGTCACCGAGGCCAAGTGGGCCCGCAAGGGAGCGGACGCGGGGTGCGACGGGCTGATCGCCGTCAACGCGCGCGCAGGAGGGCATGCCGGGTCGCGCACGGCCCAGGCGCTGTTCGAGGAGCTCGCCCCCTTCGCCCTCCCCCTCGTGTGCGCCGGCGGGATCGGGGATGTCGAGGAATACGTGCACGCCCTCTCCCTCGGCTACGCGGGCGTCCAGATGGGGACCCGATTCATCGCCACGCCCGAGTGCTCGGCGCACCCGCGCTACAAGCAGGCGATCGTCGATGCCGACGAGCGCGATATCGTCCTCACCGAGCGCCTGACGGGCGTCCCCGTCGCCGTCATCAACACGCCGTACATCCAGCGCGTCGGGCTGCGCGCCGGCGCCATCGCGCGAGTGCTCCTGCGCGGTCGCCGCACGAAGAAGTGGATGCGGACCCTGTACGCGGCGCGATCGGTGCTCAGCCTCAAGCGATCGAACGCCCGTGGCGACGCCGCGCGCGATTACTGGCAGGCCGGGCGAAGCGTGGCGGGGATCCACGCCATCGAACCGGTGGCGACCATCCTCGATCGCTTCCGGCATGCCGACGTGACCCGTTTCGCCACCCGACATTCTCCCGCCTGA